One genomic region from Curtobacterium sp. 9128 encodes:
- a CDS encoding TetR/AcrR family transcriptional regulator: MPASTPHIEDSRRRSVLESALETFARVGYRGASMEAIARAARISRPGLYFLFESKEALFREAVSHVLSSDLAAVEATFADDTMRFQDRLVAAFDRWAGRYVGPMVRDVPTVIADNPFLLDDVACAAPSRFADFVEAAVCREMTNGASVAQTLNSVSVGLIHQVSTREEYLERLRVAVELLT; this comes from the coding sequence GTGCCTGCTTCCACTCCTCACATCGAAGACAGCCGCCGACGCTCGGTGCTGGAGTCCGCGCTCGAGACATTCGCTCGCGTGGGCTACCGAGGCGCGTCGATGGAAGCGATCGCGAGGGCCGCACGGATCTCGCGACCGGGCCTGTACTTCCTGTTCGAGTCGAAGGAAGCCCTGTTCCGCGAGGCCGTGTCGCACGTACTGTCGTCGGATCTCGCCGCCGTCGAAGCGACCTTCGCGGACGACACGATGCGGTTCCAGGATCGGCTCGTGGCCGCCTTCGATCGCTGGGCGGGGAGGTATGTCGGTCCGATGGTGCGTGACGTGCCGACAGTCATCGCGGACAACCCGTTCTTGCTCGACGACGTTGCCTGCGCAGCGCCAAGCCGGTTTGCCGACTTCGTGGAGGCCGCTGTGTGCCGCGAGATGACGAACGGTGCGTCGGTCGCGCAGACCCTGAACAGCGTGTCGGTCGGATTGATCCATCAGGTCTCCACACGCGAGGAGTACCTCGAGCGCCTTCGCGTGGCGGTCGAACTCCTCACCTGA
- a CDS encoding SDR family NAD(P)-dependent oxidoreductase, with amino-acid sequence MTSPLITTRFAASSTAADVVKGLDLHGVRAVVTGASSGLGVETARALAAAGASVTLAVRNPAAGAKVAAMIEASTMRRPVVARLDLADVGSITAFVNTWDKPLHLLVNNAGLVAADLERTMAGRELQFATNHLGHHALTSGLHRALAVGAMDRGEARVVALSSTAHMRAGIDFDDLDFDHRPYNPQTAYAQSKTANSLFAVEATRKWADDGITANAVNPGGIVTGLQRHFSEQQKASLNAAEAAGVFTYKTVEQGAATTMVAAVSDEFAHTGGHYLDDCREAYTVPDDAAMADHPHGVKAWALDPALAQRLWTVSDELLSS; translated from the coding sequence ATGACCTCCCCGTTGATCACCACCCGGTTCGCCGCGAGCAGCACCGCGGCCGACGTCGTCAAGGGGCTCGACCTCCATGGAGTCCGAGCTGTCGTCACCGGGGCCTCCTCCGGACTGGGGGTCGAGACTGCCCGTGCGCTCGCGGCCGCCGGTGCCTCCGTGACGCTCGCAGTGCGAAACCCCGCCGCCGGCGCGAAGGTCGCGGCCATGATCGAGGCATCGACGATGCGCCGTCCGGTCGTCGCCCGGCTCGACCTGGCCGACGTCGGCTCCATCACGGCCTTCGTCAACACATGGGACAAGCCGCTGCACCTGTTGGTGAACAACGCCGGGCTCGTCGCGGCCGACCTCGAACGCACCATGGCCGGCCGCGAGCTCCAGTTCGCCACGAACCACCTCGGACACCACGCACTCACGTCCGGTCTGCACCGGGCCCTCGCAGTAGGCGCCATGGACCGTGGCGAAGCCCGCGTCGTGGCACTCAGCTCGACCGCGCACATGCGCGCGGGGATCGACTTCGACGACCTCGACTTCGACCACCGCCCCTACAACCCCCAGACTGCATACGCGCAGTCAAAGACCGCGAACTCGCTCTTCGCAGTCGAAGCCACCCGAAAGTGGGCAGATGACGGCATCACTGCCAACGCCGTCAATCCCGGCGGGATCGTCACCGGACTGCAACGCCACTTCTCCGAGCAGCAGAAAGCGTCCCTCAACGCAGCCGAGGCAGCAGGCGTCTTCACCTACAAGACCGTCGAACAGGGCGCCGCGACGACGATGGTCGCCGCGGTCTCGGATGAGTTCGCCCACACGGGCGGCCACTACCTCGACGACTGCCGAGAGGCATACACCGTGCCCGACGACGCAGCGATGGCGGACCACCCGCACGGCGTGAAGGCGTGGGCACTCGACCCCGCACTCGCGCAGCGGCTCTGGACCGTCTCGGACGAGCTCCTCAGCAGCTGA
- a CDS encoding NAD-dependent epimerase/dehydratase family protein: MRALVLGGTGWLGRAIVRDLLGAGADVTCLARGESGGVPDGAELIRVDRRGPGAYEALGGDWDEVIELSYDVDLVEPALDALAHRAAHWTLVSSVSVYARNDEPDADESALLVEPTNLTEYADAKVAAERSSAARLGSRLLIGRPGLIVGPGDPSDRFGYWPARFSRSGPALVPTASGRFVQVIDVDDLAAWIGQAGRAGRTGVVNAVGEAHPMRDFFRSAADIAGFDDDLVEVDDDALLAQDVRYWAGPRSLPLWLPHSDAAFAQRSARAFQETGGVARPLDETLADVLADERSRGVPRPRRSGLTESEERAILHLGGSEHSPEPPSR, from the coding sequence ATGCGTGCGCTGGTGCTGGGCGGAACAGGGTGGCTCGGTCGCGCGATCGTCCGCGACCTCCTCGGTGCAGGAGCCGATGTCACCTGCCTCGCTCGAGGTGAGTCGGGCGGTGTGCCCGACGGAGCCGAACTGATCCGCGTGGATCGTCGAGGACCAGGCGCGTACGAGGCGTTGGGTGGCGACTGGGACGAGGTCATCGAGCTCTCGTACGACGTTGATCTCGTCGAGCCCGCCCTCGACGCACTCGCGCATCGCGCGGCCCACTGGACCCTGGTGTCCTCCGTGTCCGTGTACGCCCGGAACGACGAGCCGGATGCTGACGAATCAGCACTGCTCGTGGAGCCGACCAACCTGACGGAGTACGCGGATGCGAAGGTCGCAGCGGAGCGAAGCAGTGCCGCCCGTCTCGGTTCCCGTCTCCTGATCGGACGGCCCGGGCTCATCGTCGGGCCAGGCGATCCCAGTGACCGGTTCGGGTACTGGCCAGCGCGGTTCAGCAGGAGCGGTCCGGCCCTGGTGCCGACGGCCTCCGGTCGGTTCGTCCAGGTGATCGACGTCGACGACCTCGCCGCTTGGATCGGTCAGGCGGGACGAGCGGGCCGCACGGGTGTCGTCAACGCCGTCGGGGAGGCGCACCCGATGCGCGACTTCTTCCGCAGCGCGGCCGACATCGCGGGCTTCGACGATGACCTCGTGGAAGTCGACGACGACGCACTGCTCGCCCAGGACGTCCGGTACTGGGCGGGTCCTCGTTCGCTGCCACTGTGGCTCCCGCACTCGGACGCGGCGTTCGCCCAGCGGTCGGCTCGCGCGTTCCAGGAGACGGGCGGAGTCGCTCGGCCACTGGACGAGACACTCGCCGATGTGCTCGCTGACGAACGGTCCCGTGGCGTCCCCCGGCCTCGTCGGTCAGGTCTCACTGAGTCCGAGGAGCGGGCGATCCTGCACCTGGGTGGAAGCGAACACTCTCCTGAACCGCCGTCTCGGTGA
- a CDS encoding LysR family transcriptional regulator codes for MARVSNDITLQQLRYFIEVATEGSISAAADLLYVAQPTLSAAMKDLEARIGRALFVRSARGVVLTVDGVEFLGYARQVVEQVSLLEQRYVGGQPSRRLLGVSAQHYSFAVEAFVRMVEGAAADEYEFSLRETRTWDIIEDVRTLRSEVGILYRNDFNRQVLGKLLRDAGVVFTPLFVAQPHIFVSRRNPIASQARATLDDLADLPRLTFDQGANNSFYLAEEILSTMSSKREIRVSDRATIFNLMIGLGGYTISTGLISDDLDPEIVAIPLDVDERIEIGWIAHASVPLTVQAQTYLDELRAVVTGYGVEPLG; via the coding sequence ATGGCTCGTGTCTCGAACGACATCACCTTGCAGCAGCTCCGGTACTTCATCGAGGTCGCGACGGAGGGCTCGATCAGCGCGGCGGCCGACCTGCTCTACGTCGCGCAGCCGACGCTGTCGGCTGCGATGAAGGACCTGGAGGCTCGGATCGGCCGGGCGCTCTTCGTGCGCTCGGCGCGTGGTGTCGTCCTCACCGTCGACGGCGTCGAGTTCCTCGGGTACGCCCGCCAGGTGGTCGAGCAGGTCTCCCTGCTCGAGCAGCGCTACGTCGGTGGGCAGCCGTCACGTCGGCTGCTCGGGGTCTCCGCCCAGCACTACTCGTTCGCCGTGGAGGCCTTCGTCCGGATGGTCGAGGGCGCCGCCGCGGACGAGTACGAGTTCTCGCTCCGGGAGACGCGCACGTGGGACATCATCGAGGACGTCCGCACGCTGCGGAGCGAGGTGGGCATCCTCTACCGCAACGACTTCAACCGGCAGGTCCTCGGGAAGCTGCTGCGGGACGCCGGAGTCGTGTTCACGCCGCTGTTCGTCGCGCAGCCGCACATCTTCGTGTCCCGGCGGAACCCGATCGCGTCCCAGGCGCGTGCGACCCTTGACGACCTCGCCGACCTCCCTCGGCTGACGTTCGATCAGGGTGCGAACAACTCCTTCTACCTGGCGGAGGAGATCCTGTCCACGATGTCGAGCAAGCGGGAGATCCGGGTGTCCGACCGGGCGACGATCTTCAACCTGATGATCGGCCTCGGCGGGTACACGATCTCGACCGGGCTCATCAGCGACGACCTCGACCCCGAGATCGTCGCCATCCCGCTCGACGTCGACGAACGCATCGAGATCGGCTGGATCGCGCACGCGTCGGTTCCGCTCACGGTGCAGGCGCAGACGTACCTGGATGAGTTGCGGGCGGTGGTCACCGGCTACGGGGTGGAGCCGCTCGGGTGA
- a CDS encoding putative oxygenase MesX, whose product MANDLTFSITRTRFDEDYSPADSSRLTTNFANLARGEQRQQNLRRAIAMIDRRCNDLAVGDPSSDRYRVELDIVSVAAHFVDGGSDEQFPLLEMLDVTIVDQHTGERHQGILGNNFSSYLRDYDFSVLLPTLDKSAGIPEHFGYLHGQLFQRFLESPAFQDHFDAEPVVCISVSTSQTYQQSGTVHPVLGAEYLHEHSSLTDDYFGRMGMQVRYFMPAGGKAPLAFYTRGDLLGDYTDLQLIGTISTMETFQKIYRPEIYNANTPAPSTYRPTLEHTDFSSTGVAYDREERSRLGVTQGRYTEEHLVKPHRALLERWATHPAALTH is encoded by the coding sequence ATGGCGAACGACCTCACCTTCAGCATCACCAGGACCCGCTTCGACGAGGACTACTCCCCTGCCGACAGCTCGCGCTTGACCACGAACTTCGCCAACCTCGCACGCGGGGAGCAGCGTCAGCAGAACCTTCGCCGTGCCATCGCCATGATCGACCGTCGGTGCAACGACCTCGCTGTGGGCGACCCCTCGAGCGACCGGTACCGGGTCGAGCTCGACATCGTCTCGGTCGCCGCTCACTTCGTCGACGGAGGTTCGGACGAGCAGTTCCCCCTGCTCGAGATGCTCGACGTCACGATCGTGGACCAGCACACCGGCGAGCGCCACCAGGGGATCCTCGGCAACAACTTCTCGTCGTACCTCCGCGACTACGACTTCTCCGTACTGCTGCCCACCCTCGACAAGAGCGCCGGCATCCCTGAGCACTTCGGGTACCTGCACGGCCAGCTCTTCCAGCGCTTCCTGGAGTCTCCTGCGTTCCAGGACCACTTCGACGCCGAGCCCGTCGTCTGCATCAGCGTCTCGACGAGCCAGACCTACCAGCAGTCGGGCACCGTCCACCCGGTCCTCGGCGCGGAGTACCTGCACGAGCACTCGTCGCTGACCGACGACTACTTCGGCCGCATGGGGATGCAGGTGCGCTACTTCATGCCCGCCGGCGGGAAGGCTCCGCTCGCGTTCTACACGCGTGGTGACCTGCTGGGCGACTACACGGACCTGCAGCTCATCGGCACGATCAGCACCATGGAGACGTTCCAGAAGATCTACCGGCCCGAGATCTACAACGCGAACACGCCCGCGCCGAGCACCTACCGTCCGACCCTCGAGCACACGGACTTCTCCTCGACCGGCGTCGCCTACGACCGCGAGGAACGCAGCCGCCTCGGCGTCACCCAGGGCCGCTACACCGAGGAGCACCTCGTGAAGCCGCACCGAGCACTCCTCGAGCGGTGGGCAACGCACCCCGCCGCCCTGACCCACTGA
- a CDS encoding methionine synthase has protein sequence MSTLLPTSIVGSLPKPSWLAEPEKLWSPWQLEGAALTEGKQDALRAAVHEQERAGIDIVSDGEQTRQHFVTTFIEHLDGVDLDRKETVRIRDRYDAAVPTVVGAVSRRKPVFVEDARFLRAQTDRPIKWALPGPMTMIDTLSDQHYKSREKLAWEFATILNQEARELEAAGVDIIQFDEPAFTVFHDEVQDWGVAALERAAEGLRAETAVHICYGYGIEANNKWKETLGAEWRQYEQSFPLLQQSSIDIVSLECIHSHVPLDLVDLIRGKKVMLGAIDVATETVETPEEVAEVLRRALDFVDADKLIPSSNCGMAPLARGAALDKLGALAAGADIVRTELASIAAPVAH, from the coding sequence ATGAGCACCCTTCTGCCCACCTCCATCGTCGGCAGCCTGCCGAAACCGTCCTGGCTCGCCGAGCCCGAGAAGCTCTGGTCCCCCTGGCAGCTCGAAGGGGCAGCACTGACGGAGGGCAAGCAGGACGCACTCCGCGCCGCGGTCCACGAGCAGGAGCGCGCCGGCATCGACATCGTCAGCGACGGCGAGCAGACCCGCCAGCACTTCGTCACGACGTTCATCGAGCACCTCGACGGCGTCGACCTCGACCGCAAGGAGACCGTCCGCATCCGCGACCGGTACGACGCGGCCGTCCCGACCGTCGTCGGTGCCGTCAGCCGCCGGAAGCCGGTCTTCGTCGAGGACGCGAGGTTCCTGCGCGCCCAGACCGACCGCCCGATCAAGTGGGCGCTGCCCGGCCCGATGACCATGATCGACACGCTCTCCGACCAGCACTACAAGAGCCGCGAGAAGCTGGCGTGGGAGTTCGCCACGATCCTCAACCAGGAGGCCCGGGAGCTCGAAGCGGCCGGCGTCGACATCATCCAGTTCGACGAGCCCGCGTTCACCGTCTTCCACGACGAAGTGCAGGACTGGGGCGTGGCCGCGCTCGAGCGCGCCGCCGAGGGCCTCCGCGCCGAGACCGCCGTGCACATCTGTTACGGCTACGGCATCGAGGCGAACAACAAGTGGAAGGAGACCCTCGGGGCGGAGTGGCGCCAGTACGAGCAGTCCTTCCCGCTGCTGCAGCAGTCCTCGATCGACATCGTGTCGCTCGAGTGCATCCACTCCCACGTCCCGCTCGACCTCGTGGACCTCATCCGCGGGAAGAAGGTCATGCTCGGGGCGATCGACGTCGCGACCGAGACCGTCGAGACGCCGGAGGAGGTCGCGGAGGTGCTCCGTCGTGCACTCGACTTCGTCGACGCCGACAAGCTCATCCCGAGCTCCAACTGCGGGATGGCGCCGCTGGCGCGGGGTGCTGCGCTGGACAAGCTCGGCGCACTGGCCGCTGGAGCGGACATCGTCCGGACTGAACTCGCGAGCATCGCCGCACCTGTGGCGCACTGA
- a CDS encoding PRC-barrel domain-containing protein, which produces MITKSTIHEIENATVRDRDGASVGKVAQVFPSDSDGSAAFVSVATGLFGGHTTLVPVEDATFDGTDLHVGYAKSAIKGAPSPGAGNTLSLAEENAVRKHFGLSPAGKATGDMGDPHENLDQAGTGPAGADDTEGAGTTPPA; this is translated from the coding sequence ATGATCACGAAGAGCACGATCCACGAGATCGAGAACGCGACCGTCCGGGACCGCGACGGCGCATCGGTCGGCAAGGTCGCGCAGGTGTTCCCCTCCGACTCGGACGGCAGCGCTGCGTTCGTCAGTGTCGCGACCGGGCTCTTCGGAGGACACACCACCCTCGTCCCGGTCGAGGACGCCACGTTCGACGGCACCGACCTGCACGTCGGGTACGCAAAGAGCGCGATCAAGGGCGCACCCTCCCCCGGAGCCGGAAACACCCTGTCCCTCGCCGAGGAAAACGCCGTCCGCAAGCACTTCGGGCTGTCCCCCGCGGGCAAGGCGACCGGTGACATGGGCGATCCACACGAGAACCTCGACCAGGCCGGCACCGGTCCGGCGGGGGCGGACGACACCGAGGGCGCGGGAACGACGCCGCCAGCGTGA
- a CDS encoding serine hydrolase: MITDDGVRSGVMRMLNTHQTTVSVPEISVGRSAARCPVCQARALDIVLLVRTPANPFRPSDPIAARHVTQATSTAAPISTINANTIAPDTAPTLACWSVNGKVPGDRWRGSLRTTGGWRTVSAPRGPYADASLLEWGSITKGLVGTTASITLEVERPVAYYLPGVPDAAMAVADLVHHTSGLPRVPATIRDSLFRDPYRSAVGVPLDLAAALPVSPRGQYVYSNLGYALLGAVLDKVHGDWFAAVRDHVLQPAGITSAALVPDPSDRVMPRLLGRAIRPWALGASSFAAAGGVWSTFDDLCRYADWALESGAPRSRTVSWQRSVTSIWINGEVRAAGAVIASAGGVTAVVHALAKAPGATDRIAAALVEQEVRRTPDG; encoded by the coding sequence ATGATCACCGACGACGGCGTACGAAGCGGGGTGATGAGGATGCTCAACACGCACCAGACGACGGTGAGCGTCCCGGAGATCAGCGTCGGACGCAGCGCGGCACGGTGCCCTGTCTGCCAGGCCCGGGCGCTGGACATCGTGCTCCTGGTCCGGACCCCCGCGAACCCGTTCCGACCCAGCGATCCGATTGCGGCTCGCCACGTCACCCAGGCGACGAGTACCGCTGCACCGATCTCCACCATCAATGCGAACACCATTGCTCCTGACACGGCGCCGACGCTAGCGTGCTGGAGTGTGAACGGCAAAGTACCGGGCGACCGGTGGCGAGGGAGTCTTCGTACAACTGGTGGCTGGCGAACCGTCAGCGCGCCCCGAGGGCCCTACGCTGACGCATCGTTGCTCGAGTGGGGCAGCATCACGAAAGGGCTCGTCGGGACGACAGCTTCGATCACCCTCGAGGTCGAGCGACCGGTCGCGTACTACCTCCCCGGTGTGCCCGATGCCGCGATGGCCGTTGCCGACCTCGTCCACCACACCTCCGGGCTTCCACGGGTACCGGCAACGATCCGGGACAGTCTCTTCCGCGACCCGTACCGCTCGGCCGTGGGTGTTCCGCTGGACCTGGCAGCCGCGCTCCCGGTCTCGCCTCGCGGGCAGTACGTGTACTCGAACCTCGGGTACGCGCTCCTGGGTGCCGTCCTCGACAAGGTGCACGGGGACTGGTTCGCCGCAGTGCGGGATCACGTCCTGCAGCCAGCCGGCATCACGTCGGCCGCGCTCGTTCCCGATCCGTCGGATCGCGTCATGCCGAGGCTCCTCGGCCGCGCGATCCGGCCGTGGGCGCTCGGTGCGTCGTCATTCGCGGCGGCAGGTGGAGTGTGGTCGACATTCGACGATCTCTGCCGCTATGCCGACTGGGCGCTCGAATCAGGTGCTCCGCGTTCTCGCACGGTGAGTTGGCAGCGCTCCGTAACGTCCATCTGGATCAACGGTGAGGTTCGAGCTGCGGGGGCGGTGATCGCCAGTGCGGGTGGTGTCACCGCCGTTGTCCACGCGCTCGCGAAGGCTCCGGGCGCGACGGATCGGATCGCCGCGGCGCTTGTCGAGCAGGAGGTGCGGAGGACGCCTGACGGGTGA
- a CDS encoding TIR domain-containing protein, with product MKVFISWSGEAERRVAEALRSAITTVCAGRAQPFVSSQDIPKGERGVPFIDAQLASNDYGIVVLSAANHTKPWINYEGGAMASTLDNPVATVLLDLSLADFDGPLRPRQATKFTDRQDMRDLFIQIAAAADPGMPVSATEILFDSAWPTLQASWTPDSNAPHQPLRTSADMLAEVVDRVRNIEALQRRSSSSSARAREANRRSHFGFAGEAVLPDRIAFGISNTIDEITAAKVRLVSVGTAESGSIRVRLAGTADDQATYGPILQHRLRRLHPEALWHFSWELLLPEVDDLVEPADTDVPAEGQDEPELG from the coding sequence GTGAAGGTGTTCATCAGCTGGTCCGGGGAAGCCGAACGTCGTGTAGCCGAGGCGCTGCGCTCCGCGATCACGACGGTCTGCGCTGGACGAGCTCAGCCTTTCGTCTCGAGCCAGGACATCCCGAAGGGCGAGCGCGGCGTTCCGTTCATCGATGCACAGCTAGCCAGCAATGACTACGGGATCGTCGTCCTCTCCGCCGCGAACCACACAAAGCCCTGGATCAACTACGAGGGCGGTGCGATGGCCAGCACCCTCGACAACCCCGTTGCCACAGTGCTGCTTGATCTGAGCCTTGCTGACTTCGATGGTCCGCTACGACCGCGTCAGGCGACGAAGTTCACCGACCGCCAGGACATGCGCGACCTATTCATACAGATCGCAGCAGCGGCGGACCCAGGTATGCCCGTGAGCGCAACCGAAATCCTCTTCGACAGCGCATGGCCAACGCTTCAAGCGTCGTGGACCCCTGACTCGAACGCACCCCACCAGCCGCTGCGCACTTCGGCTGACATGCTTGCCGAAGTTGTTGATCGCGTCAGGAACATCGAAGCGCTCCAGCGCCGGTCCAGCAGTTCGTCCGCCCGTGCGCGCGAAGCGAATCGACGAAGCCACTTCGGCTTTGCGGGAGAGGCAGTGTTGCCTGATCGAATCGCGTTTGGCATATCGAACACGATTGATGAGATCACGGCTGCGAAAGTCCGTCTCGTCTCGGTTGGTACGGCCGAATCGGGCTCAATCCGAGTGCGGCTCGCTGGCACTGCCGACGACCAGGCCACCTACGGCCCCATCCTGCAGCATCGCCTGCGCCGGCTACATCCCGAGGCGTTGTGGCACTTCAGCTGGGAACTGCTGCTCCCCGAAGTCGACGACCTCGTCGAGCCTGCCGACACCGACGTTCCAGCCGAGGGGCAGGACGAACCTGAGCTCGGATGA
- the nrdF gene encoding class 1b ribonucleoside-diphosphate reductase subunit beta — protein sequence MTVTDPVHATGKAVPLIRAVSAINWNRIQDDKDVEVWNRLVNNFWLPEKVPLSNDVQSWNTLTPEEQQLTMRVFTGLTLLDTIQGTVGAISLIPDAITPHEEAVYTNIAFMESVHAKSYSSIFSTLASTPEIDDAFRWSVENPNLQKKAQIVLDYYTGDDPLKRKVASTLLESFLFYSGFYLPMYWSSRAKLTNTADLIRLIIRDEAVHGYYIGYKFQKGLEGLSEERKQEIKDYTFNLLFELYENEVQYTQDLYDQVGLTEDVKKFLHYNANKALMNLGYEPMFPKEATDVNPAILSALSPNADENHDFFSGSGSSYVIGKAESTEDEDWDF from the coding sequence ATGACAGTCACCGATCCGGTCCACGCAACCGGCAAGGCCGTTCCCCTGATCCGCGCGGTCAGCGCGATCAACTGGAACCGAATCCAGGACGACAAGGACGTCGAGGTCTGGAACCGCCTCGTCAACAACTTCTGGCTGCCCGAGAAGGTGCCGCTGTCGAACGACGTTCAGTCGTGGAACACGCTCACGCCGGAAGAGCAGCAGCTCACCATGCGGGTGTTCACCGGCCTGACGCTCCTCGACACGATCCAGGGCACCGTCGGCGCGATCAGCCTGATCCCCGACGCGATCACCCCGCACGAAGAAGCGGTCTACACGAACATCGCGTTCATGGAGTCGGTGCACGCGAAGAGCTACTCGTCGATCTTCTCGACCCTGGCGTCGACGCCCGAGATCGACGACGCGTTCCGCTGGTCGGTCGAGAACCCGAACCTGCAGAAGAAGGCGCAGATCGTCCTCGACTACTACACCGGTGACGACCCCCTGAAGCGCAAGGTCGCCTCGACGCTGCTCGAGTCGTTCCTGTTCTACTCGGGCTTCTACCTGCCGATGTACTGGTCCTCGCGCGCCAAGCTCACCAACACCGCTGACCTCATCCGCCTGATCATCCGTGACGAAGCCGTCCACGGGTACTACATCGGGTACAAGTTCCAGAAGGGCCTCGAGGGCCTTTCCGAGGAGCGCAAGCAGGAGATCAAGGACTACACGTTCAACCTGCTGTTCGAGCTCTACGAGAACGAGGTGCAGTACACGCAGGACCTCTACGACCAGGTCGGGCTGACCGAGGACGTCAAGAAGTTCCTGCACTACAACGCGAACAAGGCCCTGATGAACCTCGGGTACGAGCCGATGTTCCCGAAGGAGGCCACGGACGTGAACCCGGCGATCCTGTCGGCGCTGTCGCCCAACGCGGACGAGAACCACGACTTCTTCTCGGGGTCCGGTTCGTCGTACGTGATCGGCAAGGCGGAGAGCACGGAGGACGAGGACTGGGACTTCTGA